From Woronichinia naegeliana WA131, the proteins below share one genomic window:
- a CDS encoding transposase, translating to MLEWWTKNFASCELGDERLNNRAFSIGKKLSEGFGKALSEVFKGGNELKRAYEFLGIRKQTLSR from the coding sequence ATGTTGGAATGGTGGACAAAAAACTTTGCCAGTTGTGAATTGGGAGACGAGAGGCTAAACAATCGTGCCTTCTCGATTGGGAAAAAGTTAAGTGAGGGGTTTGGAAAAGCCTTATCAGAAGTGTTTAAGGGAGGAAACGAGTTAAAGAGGGCCTATGAATTTTTGGGAATCCGAAAACAGACTTTGTCAAGATAA